A portion of the Lolium rigidum isolate FL_2022 chromosome 1, APGP_CSIRO_Lrig_0.1, whole genome shotgun sequence genome contains these proteins:
- the LOC124682428 gene encoding chaperone protein DnaJ-like — protein MAGCGGKNGAGSLYAALGVSSDCSDAELRSAYRKLAMKWHPDKCAAAGSSGSGAVEAAKARFQKIQGAYAVLSDPNKRILYDVGAYDSDGDDDGAGDILGDILEAMNKTPHEKGEGESLEDLQMQFEELFLRPDAYARGSSSSSPSFRSGVDEAGKTSKTRGGRK, from the exons ATGGCCGGCTGCGGAGGGAAGAACGGCGCCGGTAGCCTGTACGCCGCGCTCGGCGTCTCCAGCGACTGCTCCGACGCCGAGCTGCGCAGCGCCTACCGGAAGCTCGCCATG AAATGGCACCCGGACAAGTGCGCCGCCGCGGGTAGCTCCGGCTCCGGGGCCGTGGAGGCCGCCAAGGCAAGGTTCCAGAAGATCCAGGGAGCCTACGCAG TTCTCTCGGACCCCAACAAGCGGATCCTCTACGACGTCGGAGCCTACGacagcgacggcgacgatgac GGTGCAGGAGACATACTGGGAGACATTTTGGAGGCGATGAACAAGACCCCACAC GAGAAGGGCGAGGGCGAGAGCTTGGAGGATCTGCAGATGCAGTTCGAGGAGCTTTTCCTCAGACCGGACGCCTATGCGCGgggatcgtcgtcgtcatcgccttCCTTCCGCTCCGGGGTAGATGAGGCCGGCAAAACGTCCAAGACAAGGGGTGGAAGGAAGTAG